The sequence GTGGACAGCCCGGCGGCCGTGGTGGTGACCGGCGCGTCCGCGCGGCCCGCCTCCCGGCAGATGTCGAGGGCCTGGTCGCGCAGGCAGTGCCCCTCGTCCAGCAGCAGCAGATGCAGCTCCTTCAGCGCCTCGCGCGGGATGCCCTCGCGGCCGCCGAGCCAGTGGTCGAGCGGGGTGACCAGCACGAAGTCCTCGTCGAAGAGCGGGAGTTCGGCGATGCCGGGGACGCCCAGCGGGACGGCGAGCAGCAGCAGGTCGAGGCGGCCGGTGGCCAGGCCGTCGATCAGGCTGGAGGTCTGCTCCTCGTGCACCTGGAGGTCGAGGTCCGGGTAGCGCTCATGGACGAGCCGCAGCACGGTCGGCAGCAGATACGGCGCCACGGTGGGGATCACCCCGAGGCGCAGCGTCCCGGTGAAGGGGGCGCGGACCGCCTCCGCCTCCTCCAGCAGCTCGCCGACCGCGTCCAGCACCGCCTTGGCCCGCACCGCGAGCCGCTCCCCCGCGGGCGAGAGCAGTACCTTGCGCGTCGTACGCTCGAGGAGGGTCACTCCGAGTGTCTCCTCCAGCGCCGAGACCGCGCCGGACAGGGCGGGCTGGCTCATCCCGATGGCCGCCGCCGCGTCTCTAAAGTGCAGATGTTCGGCCACGGCGGCGAAGGCGCGCAGCTGCGCGAGGCTGGGCTGTCTCCGCTTACCGCTACTGATGGTCACTGATAGATACCTCCGATCAACACGACCGAGTGTAGCTATTTCCCTAATCAATGCACCCTGTGCCAACATCGTCAGAGTCCAACCCATGGGAATCGCCCTCAAAAGGGGTGATTCTTCGCTGCAAGGAGAGTTTGTGCTCACTGTCGGTGACAAGTTCCCCGAGTTCGACCTGACCGCCTGCGTCTCGCTGGAGAAGGGCAAGGAGTTCGAGCAGCTCAACCACAAGTCCTACGAGGGCAAGTGGCTGGTCGTGTTCGCCTGGCCGAAGGACTTCACCTTCGTCTGCCCGACCGAGATCGCCGCGTTCGGCAAGCTGAACGACGAGTTCGCCGACCGCGACGCCCAGATCCTCGGCTTCTCCGGTGACTCCGAGTTCGTGCACCACGCCTGGCGCAAGGACCACCCGGACCTGACCGAGCTGCCCTTCCCGATGATGGCCGACTCCAAGCACGAGCTCATGCGTGACCTGGGCATCGAGGGCGAGGACGGCTTCGCGCAGCGCGCCGTGTTCATCGTGGACCCGAACCACGAGATCCAGTTCACGATGGTGACCGCCGGTTCCGTGGGCCGTAACCCCAAGGAGGTCCTGCGGGTCCTGGACGCCCTGCAGACCGACGAGCTGTGCCCGTGCAACTGGAGCAAGGGCGACGAGACCCTCGACCCGGTCGCGCTGCTGGCTGGTGAGTGACCCATGTCGCTCGACTCGCTGAAGTCCCGGGTTCCGGACTACGCCAAGGACCTCAAGCTCAACCTGGGCTCGGTCATCGGCAACTCCGACCTTCCGGCCCAGCAGCTGTGGGGCACGGTGCTCGCGACCGCGATCGCCTCCCGCTCCCCGATCGTGCTGCGTGAGCTGGAGCCGGAGGCGAAGGCGAACCTCTCGCCGGAGGCGTACACCGCGGCCAAGTCCGCGGCCGCCATCATGGCGATGAACAACGTCTTCTACCGCACCCGGCACCTGCTGTCCGACCACGAGTACGGCACCCTGCGCGCCGGCCTGCGGATGAACGTCATCGGCAACCCGGGCGTGGAGAAGGTCGACTTCGAGCTGTGGTCGTTCGCGGTCTCCGCGATCAACGGCTGCGGTCTGTGCCTGGACTCGCACGAGCAGGTGCTGCGCAAGGCCGGTATGGAGCGCGACACCATCCAGGAGGCCTTCAAGATCGCTGCCGTCGTGCAGGCGGTCGGCGCCACCCTGGAGGCCGAGGCCGTGCTGGCCGAGTAAGGCCCGCGCCGCGTCAGCCGAGGACCCCGCTCACCCCTGGTGGGCGGGGTCTTCCGCGTTCACCGGCGCGGGCTCCTCCAGCACCGGGGCAGCTGTCTCCTCCAGGGCCGGGGCGGCCGAGTGGTGCATCTCCTCGGAGTACTGCCGCAGATAGCCCACCACCGTGTTCGTCACCGCCACCAGCGGTACGGCGACCACCGCGCCGCCGATGCCGGCCACCATGCCGCCGGCCGCCACGGTCAGCACCACCGCGAGGGGGTGCACCCGCACCGCCCGGCCCAGGATGAAGGGCTGGAGCACATGCCCCTCGATCTGCTGCACGGCGAGCACCACGACGAGGGTCATCACCGCGGTGAACACGCCCTGGGTCACCAGGGCCACGATCACCGCGAGCGCGCCGGAGGCCACCGCGCCGACGAGCGGGATGAAGGAGAACAGGAAGATGAAGACGGCCAGCGGGACCGCCATCGGCACATCGAGGAAGTAGATCCCGATGCCGATGAAGGTGGCGTCGATCAGGGCGACCAGCACGGTGCCGCGGACGTAGGCGGTCAGGGTGCGCCAGGCGCGCGGACCGGCGCCGGCCACGCCCTCCCGGGCGGCGGACGGCACCAGCTTCAGGAACCAGCTCCAGATGCGCTTGCCGTCGTAGAGCAGGAAGAGCGTGGAGAAGAACACCAGCAGGATGCCGGTCAGGGCCTCCACGATGACCTGGACGCCCTCCAGGCCCGCCGAGGTGATCTGGTCGGCGTTGGCGCCGATGGCCTCGCGCAGGTTCTTGGCGATCTGGTTGATCTGCTTGTCGGTGACGTGGAAGGGGCTCCGCAGCAGCCAGTTGCGCAGATCGTCGATGCCGGACTGTATCTGGTTGGAGAGCGTGTCGATGTTCTCCATGACCTGCCAGGTCACGAACCAGCCCATCAGGCCGATCACCACGAAGCCGCTGATCGCGGTGAGCGCCGTGGCCGGGCCGCGCGGCACCCCGCGGCGGGTGAGCCGGGCGACCGTCGGCTGGAGCAGCGCGGTGATCAGCAGCGCGATGACGAAGGCGAACACCACCAGCTGGATGGCGCTGATGACCCGCATCAGCACCCAGACGGTGCCCGCGAGCACCAGCAGCCGCCAGCCGGCCTCGGCCGCGACCCGCACCCCCCAGGGCACGGCCTGGGCGGGATCGGGGCGCGGGACGGGCGGGGACGTGGCGGAGGGACGGCGGGCGTGCGGCACCGCGTCGGCGACGGCATCGCTCGCGGTGTCGGCCGTGGCCGGCCGCGGGCGCGCCGTTTCGGACCGGGGCGCGGTGTCCTCGTCGGCCACCTCCGCCTGGCGGGCGTCCAGCCGTTCGCTCATCTCGGTGAGACGCGCGCCCAGCTTGCCGAGCCACCCTGGCACTCGCGACATGTTCCGTCCTCTTCCCCCGCGTGGAGTCGTGCGGTTACGACCGTACATGCGAAAGCCCCTTCCCGGATGACGGGAAGGGGCTGCGCGGGGTTGAGCGTGGCGTGGCCGGGCACTCAGTAGTTGCCGTTGGCCTGCCAGTAGGTCCAGGCGTCACAGGGGCTGCCGTAACGCTGGTTCATGTAGTTGAGGCCCCACTTGATCTGCGTGGCCGGGTTGGTCTGCCAGTCGGCACCCGCGGAGGCCATCTTGCCGCCGGGCAGGGCCTGGACGAGGCCGTAGGCACCCGAGGAGGCGTTGACCGCGCGGTAGTTCCAGGTGGACTCGTGGTCCACGATGTTGCTGAAGCACTGGTACTGGCCGGACGGCACGATCTGACGCGCCATCGCCTGGATCTGGGCGACCGTGTACGAGGTCTGCACGGGGAAGCTGGCATTGGCGTCGCCACGGCTGGCGGCGGCCTTGGTCTCCGCGCGCTGCTTGGCCTCCTTGGCCGCCTTCTCGGCGGCCGCCTTCTTCGCGATCGCGGTCTCGGCAGCGGCCTTGCGGGCTGCTGCCTCGGCGTCCTTCTTGGCGCTCGCGTCCGCGGCGATGGCCTGGGAGTCGGCCTGCTGCGTCAGGGTCGCGGACTGGACCTGGGCCTGCTGACCCGTCGGTATGTCCGCGAGGAGCGTGGTGTCGGCTGCTGCCGTCGGCTCGACGTCGTTGTTCTGCGCGACGCTGCCCGAGGCAACTCCGACGACGCTTCCGACGGCGGTGACCGCGGTGGCCGAGGCCACTGCGAATCCCCGGACCGAGATCCGGCTCACACGGTTTCCTTCCAGCATCGCCCGCTTCGGTGACCCTGGCGGACGCAATCGTGCCCCTGACGCTGGCCTCCCAACTGCGCGGTCACGGGAGGCGCGGGCCCGGTGGGCAACTCCCCCTGCGGGAAGCGCCGCGTGGTGCGCGGGCGGCATACGACGAACGCTATGGAGTTGGTGCTTTTCCTGGTGTCCACACCTCCCCCACAGCCTTGAAGGCGCGGGAGGTACCCCCAGGTGGTGCAGCTGTGTCGTATGCGGGGCCTGACAGGACTGAGACTCTGCCGTAACCGGACGCCGGGAGGCAATTCCGAGTTGAGTGTGAAAGCTCACATCCCGTTTGGCCCAAGGGATTTCCGGAATCACCCCCACACGAAGGCGCCGCCCGGCTAGGCTCTGATGCCTTTGCCGGACGGCGCCAACTGGGCTGGATAGGCTCAGATATGACCGTCTTCGAGCATTTCGGTCACAAGGGCCGCGATCTGGGACCTCTCGGACCGCGTCAGGGTGACATGCGCGAACAGCGGATGCCCCTTCAGCTTCTCCACCACGGCGACCACACCGTCGTACCGCCCGACCCGCAGATTGTCCCGCTGCGCCACGTCATGGGTCAGTACGACCCGGGAGTTGGCGCCGATCCGGGACAGCACCGTCAGCAGCACATTGCGTTCCAGCGACTGGGCCTCGTCCACGATGACGAACGCGTCGTGCAGCGAGCGGCCGCGGATGTGGGTGAGGGGCAGGACCTCCAGCATGCCGCGCGCGGTGACCTCCTCGATGACCTCCCGGCTGGTGACCGCCGACAGCGTGTCGAACACGGCCTGCGCCCAGGGGCTCATCTTCTCCGCCTCGGAACCCGGCAGATAGCCCAACTCCTGCCCGCCGACCGCGTACAGCGGCCGGAACACCATGACTTTCTGGTGCTGGCGGCGCTCCAGGACCGCCTCCAGGCCCGCGCACAGCGCCAGCGCCGACTTGCCGGTGCCGGCCCGGCCGCCCATCGAGACGATCCCGACGTCCGGGTCGAGCAGCAGATCGAGGGCGATGCGCTGCTCGGCGCTGCGGCCCTTGATGCCGAACGCCTCCCGGTCGCCGCGCACCAGGCGTACGTTGCCCTCCGCGGTGATCCGGCCGAGCGCCTTGCCGCGCTCCGACTGGATGGTCAGACCGGTGTGCACCGGGAGTTCGGACGCCTCCGGTACATAGAGGTGACCCGTCTCGAAGAGGACGTCCACCTGCTCACCGGGGAGCGTCAGTTCGGTCATCCCGGTCCAGCCGGAGTTCTCCGTGATGGCCAGCTCCGCCCGGTACTCCTCGGCGAGGAGCCCGACGGACGAGGCCTTGATGCGCAGCGGCAGGTCCTTCGACACGACGGTGACGTCGAACCCCTCGGCCTGGAGATTCCGGGCCACCGCGAGGATGCGGGAGTCGTTGTCCCCCAGGCGGTAGCCGGTGGGCAGCACGCTGGGGTCCGAGTGGTTGAGCTCGACACGCATGGTCCCGCCCAGTTCCCCGATCGGGATGGGGGAGTCGAGGCGGCCGTACCGCACCCGGTAGTCGTCCAGCAGGCGCAGGGCCTGGCGGGCGAAGTACCCGAGTTCGGGATGGTGCCGCTTGGCCTCCAGCTCCGTGACCACCACGATGGGAAGCACGACCTCGTGCTCCTCGAAGCGGGTCAGGGCGTTCGGGTCGGCCAGCAGGACGCTGGTGTCGAGAACATAGGTGCGCCGGTCGGGCTTGTGGCGCTTTGTGCTGGTCACCACGGAAGGACGTACCCCCTCGGATGAGGTCGGGGAGCGACGAGGTGGAAGCCGGGCCGGGAGGGCGGGACGGACCGGTCCGGCCGGCGGCCCGTGCACACGGTGGGCCGGGGGCCGGACCTCCGCGGCGCTGTCGCACGGTCGTGCTGGTGCAAGGGACCTCCCGGGCGGACGGCTCCTGCCGCCCGCTGAGATCCGACGCCCGGGGTTCGGGCGTCGACCTGCTTGGTCTATGCCCTCGAACGAGCGCGGCCATGCAAAAGCGGCCACCGCAGCGGCGGTGAACTCCTGGTGACGACCGTTCGAACGGAGATGCGCGAGGGCCCCGCCGGTGATCTCACCGACGGGGCCCCCGGGCGTGTCTCAGCCGCCGAACCGCCGATGACGTGCGGCGTAGTCGCGCAGCGCGCGCAGGAAGTCGACCTTGCGGAAGGCCGGCCAGTAGACGTCGCAGAAGTAGTACTCCGAGTGGGCGGTCTGCCACAGCATGAATCCGGACAGCCGCTGCTCCCCGCTGGTGCGGATGACGAGGTCCGGGTCGGGCTGGTGGCTGGTGTAGAGGTGACGGCCGATCATGTCGATGTCGACGGACTCGGCGAGGTCCGTCATCGCGACGCCCTTGTCGTGGGCCTCGTAGAGCATGGAGCGCACGGCGTCGGCGATCTCCTGCCGGCCGCCGTAGCCGATGGCCACGTTGACCACTATGCCCTTGGTGTGGGCGGTGGTCTCCTCGGCCTCCTTGAGGGTGGCCTGCATGCCCGCGGGCAGCAGGTCCATGGCGCCCACGTGGTGCACCCGCCAGCGGCCGTCGGCGGCGAGGGTGCGTACGACGTCCTCGATGATGCCGAGCAGGGGGGCCAGTTCCGCCTGCGCGCGGTCGAAGTTGTCCGTGGACAGCAGCCACAGGGTGACGACCTCGACCTCGGTCTCGGAGCACCAGCCGAGGAACTCCTCGATCTTCTCCGCGCCGGCCCGGTGGCCGTGGACCGTGGTGGAGCCCGACGCCTTCGCCCAGCGGCGGTTGCCGTCCACGATGACGCCGATGTGCTTGGGCACCTGGGCGTGGTCGAGGTGGCCCTCCACCCGGCGTGCGTAGAGCCTGACCAGCAGGCCGCGCAGTTTGTCGCGCAGGTTCACGTGGCCCTCCGGGGGGTTGGCGCGGGGTACGGATGCCGGGCCCGTCGAGCCTACCGCTGCCCGGGCCCTGGTCCGGCCCTGGTAAGGCGGGGGCGAGGGGGCGGGGCGGGATCGGGACTCCGGTCCTCGCTGTAGGGACGCGCGCCGGGTGGTGACCGGTTCCCGGTCGGAACCTCTCGCGCGGCCAAGAAAAAACGGGCCGGTCCGTGGGGGGGAGACGGACCGGCCCGAGGGGGGGTTTCCACCATAACCCTTCGTAAGGGCGGATGGGGGCATTGGCGCCCCACAACTACTCTCCGGAGTCGCCCGAAAACGCCCCGCTGGATGCGGAACGATGGATTCAGGGGGTCTTCCCGGGAGATTCGCCGGGGAATCCCAGGCAAACCTGGGCGGAGGGGCTGAAAACCGAAGGAATTCGGAGACTTGCCGCCATCCGGGGTCGCGTCGGCGTGTTGCCCCCGGATCCCCCCGAGGGACTACCCGGCGAGCGAACGGTGTCTTGACGGCCGCCGCGCGCCCCCACGGGGCGATCCCCCCGTTTCACGGCACCGCGCAGCCCCCTCCACTGCGCGGTACCACCCGCGCTGCTTTGCTGGCGCGAATTGCGTTGGTCTGAACTTACGTGACGGGTGGGGCTGGTGTGAACCATGTCCGATAACGATGTGGACACTGCGGGCCCCCGAGGGGCCTAGCAGGGCTTGCGGGCGTCGAAGAGGTGCCGCGCGCTGTGGGCGACGAACGGGCCCTCCCGCTCGATCCGCTCGTGCAGCGCCCTGAGTTGGGGCTCGTACGCCTCGACGGTGAACCCGGGCACCATCCAGACGACCTTGCGCAGGAAGTGGACAACGGCGGCGATGTCGTGGAACTCCATCCGCAGCCGCTCCGCGGGCAGCGCGACGATCTCCAGGCCCGCCGCCTCGGCCGCGGCCCGCTCCCGCAGCGGATCCCGCCCCCGGCGCACCGCCTCCGGCTGCGGTCCGAGGAAGTACTCGACCAGCTCGAACACGCTGGCGGGCCCGACGTGCTGGGCGAAGTACGTGCCGCCCGGCCGCAGCACCCGCGCGATCTCGTCCCAGTGCGGCACCACCGGATGCCGGCTGAGCACCAGGTCGAAGGCTTCACCGGCGAACGGCAGCGGCGCGTCGTCCGGGGCGGCGACCACCACCACGCCGTGCGGCCGCAGCAGCGCGGTGGCCCTGGCCGTGTTCGGCGCCCAGCCCTCGGTGGCGGCGACCAGCCGGGGGCGGGCCGGGGCGGCGGCGCCGAGGCTGAAGGCCAGCACCTCCCCGCCGCCGGTCTGGATGTCCAGCGCGGCCTCGGCACCGGCCAGCCGCTCCCCCGCCGAGCGCGCGTACCCCCAGGAGGGCCGCGCCTCGGTGGCCCGTCCCTCGAACCAGGAGAAGTCCCACCCGTCGGTGGGCACGGCGGTCCCCTCGGCGACGAGTTCGGTGAAGGAGCGGCGGGCTTGAGTCATGCCCTCCATGATGACGAGCGCCGCCGCCCCGGTCCTCCCCTTTTTTCACCCGCCGCGGGGCCGCGCGCGCTCGGCGGCGGGACCGGCCCGGACCCGTTCGGCGGCGCCGGAGCCCGTGGCGGCCAGGAGACGGACCACCACCCGGTGCGGCTCGACGCGTCCGGCCTGCGCCCGGTCCTCCTCGATGGGCCGGCGGGTCTCGGGTACGCCGTCCGGGGAGGGGGCGCGGGTGAGCGGCGTGCCGTCGGCCCCGGCGCCGGGCAGGCGCGGTACGGGGCAGCAGTCCGGTCCCCGCCCGCAGCCGCTCGGGGGTGCGGGGCCGGAACACAACGCCGAGTGAAGTCATGCGGGCCTGGGGACTAACGCTTTACGGGGCAGGCCCGTTGACGGTGGAGGCAACGATGGCGCGACGACGGTGGCGGGACGGCCGGGGAGTGCTGCGGATCCCCGGGGAGCCCGGGGCGGTGGAGGTCCCCCTGGAGATCGCGGCCTCCTACCGGGCCCGCACCAGGGGCCTGCTCGGCCGGACCGGTGTCGACGGCGCGCTGCTGCTGTCCCCGGCCAACAGCATCCACACCTTCGGGATGCGCATGCCCATCGACGTGGCGTACCTGGACCGCCGGCTGACGGTCCGCGCCGTCCGCACCATGAGGCCGGGCCGCCTGGGCCTGCCCCGACCGCGGGCCCGGCATGTGCTGGAGGCGGAGGCGGGGGCGATGGCGGAGTGGGGGCTGCGGGCCGGGCTGCGGGTGGAGGTGGACGGCGGTGAGGGCGAGGGCGGGTGAGCCGTCGGTCGCCGCCGTCAGTCCGCGGTGCGCGGGAAGGACACCTCCACCCGGCGGTTCTTCTTGCGGCCCTCCTCCGTGGAGTTGTCGGCGATGGGGTACTGCTCGCCGTAGCCGCGCACCTCGAAGGTGATGTCGGGGCTGCCGAGGTCCTGGCCGAGGACGGCCTGGACGGCGTTGGCGCGCTGCCGGGAGAGCAGGACGCCGTGGCTGGAGGAGCCGAGGTCGTCGGTGAAGCCGAAGACGCGGACCTGGGTGGCGTGCTGCTTCCTGATCTCGTCGGCGATGGCGGCGATACGGGCCTTGGCGTCGTCGCCGAGCCGCGCGCTGTCCTTGCCGAAGAGGACCTCGGCCTGGAGGGCGAAGGTGACGTCCGCGTTGGTGTCCTCGCGGCGCTCGTCCCCGCTCTGGTCCTCCACGACCGACTTGATGTCCAGCACCTTGGGCTGCGCGAGCGTGGCGCCCTCGGGCAGCTTGAGGTCCGGGTCCCTGGGGTCGATCTTCACGGGCGCGGCGGCGGACGGCGCGGTGTCGGGGGGCTCGGTCGGGTCGGTGCCGTCGGCGTGCGCGGAGGTGAGGGTCGCGGCGAGCAGGAACGCGGCGGAGGCGAGGGTGAGCGTGAGACGGGGTCGGGTGGTCACGGGGGCCTCAGCCGGAGATGGGGAGGGTGGCGGAGGAGAAGGTGGGCAGCTGGAACTCCACCTGGTTCGCGGGAGGCGCCGGGAACTGCATGAAGACCGCGAGGGTGTCACCGGCCCGCAGGGTCGAGAAGCCCGTCGTGGTCAGCGGCCGGCCCTCGGTGTCCCGCAGCACGTAGTACCGCTTCTTGCCCTTCGGGTCGACCAGTGTGGCCCCGCCCAGGGACCTGCCGTTCTTGATGATCTCGGTCTCGTTGCCGCTGAGCGCGGAGGGGATGACGACGTTCTGGGCGCCGTCGTTCTTCAGGGTGCCGTTGACCGTCACGAACCCGCCGGAGTCCCGCTGGGCGGAGGTGATCTGGAGGCTCAGGCCGTCGGAGCCGCGCAGTTCGGCCAGCGGTTCGTCCGACTGTCCCTCCTGGGCGCTGGGCCCCGCCCCGGCCGTTCTGGAAGCGGATGCCGTCTTCTCCGGCCGCTTGCCGTCGCCGCCGCCTGTGCCGCATCCGGCCGCGCCCGCGGCCAGTCCGGCCGCGACGGCCAGGGCGACCATCCCTCTGCGGGTCTTCGCGGTGAACCGCATGGTCATAGTCCGCTTCCTTCGTCACTCATCGTTCGCCAGTCGGTCGTTCGTCAGTCGGCCAGATGCACATCGAAGAGGTCCTCGGGCCCGGGAAGTCCCGACGGGTCGTCCGGGTCCAGGTCCCACACCTTGTCCTTGCAGGTGAGCCGGGGCAGGTTTGCCTTCGCGGCGCCCCGTTCGGCACCGTCCCCGGCGCCCTTCGGCGGCAGCACGAAGGTGCACAGGGGTTCGATCTCGGCGGTGGCGGAGGCCGTCGAGCGGAACTTCTCCGTGCCGGGTACGACGGAGTGGCCGACGGACTTGCCGGTGCGCACCTCGGCCGAGTACTTCAGCGGCCCGTCCGGGGCGCACCCGGTCAGCCGGGCGTCGTTCTGCCCGGCCAGTTCCCCGGCCCGCGCGCAGGGGTCGTCGTCGAGGGGCGCGTCACCGTCGAGGACGGCCTGCCACTCGGCCGGGTCGAGCAGCACCTTCAGCCACTGGCCGGTGAGCTGGTCCCGCACGTCCTGGGCCGCCGCGAGCGCCGCGGCGTCGGCGGCGGTCTGGGCGCCGCCCCGGTTCACCGCCGCCTGGCCGACCGCGAGGTAGGCGAGCGCGAGAAAGAGCAGGCCCGCCACCACCGTGAGATAGATGGGGAAGGCCTGCCCTGCGTCGCGGACCGGCCGGGTCAGCCGCCGGTGACCTCGGAGATCTTCGAGGTGATCGCGTCGTAGATCGTCTGCCCGATGCTCGTCCCGGTGATCGCCAGCACGATCGCCACCACCACCGCGATGATGCCGAGGTACTCCACCGCGGTCTGTCCCCGGTCGTTCCGCGCGGCGCGGGTCATCAGATACGTCACGGTGGTGTTGAACCATTTGCTCACGGTTGTCCCCTCCAGCTGCGCGTCCGATCGGGGCACCGTACGAGGCGGCCACCCGCTCGGCCGAGGGTCCCAGGGCCCAACCCCGGGCCCATTTCACGGCGTCGGCGCCGGTCCGGTCCGGCATCTCACGCCACCCCCAGCCATTTCGCCGCGGCCTGGGACCTGGTGGCGGTCTGGAGCTTGGCGAAGATGCGGTTGATGTGGTTCTTGACCGTCTTCTCGCTGATGAAGCAGGCGGCGGCGATCTGCTGGTTGGTCATGCCGGACGCGATGAGGTCCATGATCTCCGCCTCCCTGACACTCAGCCGGAACCGCGAGCGGATCGACTGTCCCATAGAGGATTGCAGTTGTGAAGGAGGAGGGGAGGTATTTTGGCCTTCCGTTGCGGCGAGTTGAGAACTCGTGTGTGCAGCTGCACTCCCCCGCAATCCGTCCACCAGCGCCCGTGTCGCCCCCGGCGTCACATGCGGCCGGCCCTCGTGGACGTCCCGTACGGCGCGTACCAGCTGCTCGGTGGTGAACTCGCCGTGCACCAGGTATCCCCCCGCCCCCAGCCGCAGCGCCTCCCGCACCGTCTCGGCCTCATGGCTGTAGGTGAGCATCATGACGGGCGCGAGGCGCGCCAGGTGGGGCAATGCCGAGATGCCGTCGACGCCGGGCATGCGGACGTCGAGGAGGATGACGTCCGGATGGTGCCGGAGCGCGGCGTCGTACGCCTCGCGGCCGTCCGCCGCCTGTGCCACCACGGTGGTGTCGGCGCGGTCCGTGAGCAGCGCGGTCAGTCCGGCGCGCACCACGGGGTTGTCGTCGGCCACCAGCAGCCTCAATCGGGCCGGTGGCGGGAAGGCCGGTATGCCGGGGTCGTTCGTGTGCTGCCGCATGGGTGTGCCGGGCCTCCTTTCAGGAATCCTGGGTGCGCAGGGGGAGTTCGACCCGTACCTCGGTGCCGCGGGGGTGGGTGCCGCGGCCGATGCGGATGCGGGCGCCCGCGTGTGCGGCGCGTTCGACCATGCCGAGCAGGCCGAAGTGGCCGCGGGCGCGCAGCTGTTCGAGGGTGGTGCCGGGGGGCAGGCCGCGGCCGTCGTCGTGGATCGTCAGCCGCAGCAGGGTTCCGTCGACGCACAGCCGTACGTCCACCCGGGTCGCCTCGGCGTGCCGGTGGGCGTTCTCCAGCGCCTCCGTGGCGACGGCGAGGAGGGCGCGGGCCGGGGCGGCGGGCAGCGCGGGGAGGGTGGCCGGGGGGTCCGTGCAGACGCAGGTGACGTCGAGTGCCGTGCGGGCGGCGAAGTCTCGTACGGCGTCGGCGAGTTCGGACCAGAACGGCTTGGCCGGCGCGGTCGGCTCGGGCTGTTCGCGTCGTAGGTCCATGAGCAGTTCCCGGGATTCCGTCGCCGCGCGGCGGGCCGAGCGGGAGACCAGTTCGGCCTGTTCGCGGATGCGGGCCGGGTCGGGGGCGGGGGCCGTGGCGGTGGCCGCGAGGCCGTCGGCGGCGAGGGCGACGCCGTAGAGGGTCTTGGCGACGGAGTCGTGCATCTCCCGTGCCAGCCGGGCGCGTTCGGCGCTCACGGCTTCCGCCGCGGCGAGCCGGACGCGGACCGCCGTCAGCGCCTCGGTGGCGGTGCCGAAGCGGAGCATCAGGCCGCGCAGGGTCGAGCCCATGGCCCCGGCGACGACACACAGGCCGGGCAGCAGCAGGGCCTCGGCGACGGGGGCGGACCGGTCGGCCTTCAGGGTGAGGTGGACGACGAACAGGATCAGCGCCTGGAGCGAGGCGAAGCAGGCCGCCCCGCGCCAGCTGTAGAGCAGCCCGGCGAGCAGCGGGGTGCAGACACCGGCATAGGCGAGCGTGGTGTCGGGCCCGGCCGAGACCAGCAGGAGCGAGCCGACGAGGGTGTCGGCGGCGAGCAGCGCGGGGTGCCGCAGCAGCAGCGGCCCGAACCGCTCCCAGTCCCGGAACAGGACGTACGACACCATGACCGCGACGACGACCGCCACCCCGACGAGCCGCACCCCGACCCCGGGCGCGGCATGCAGCAGGGCCGCGGGCGCCGCTACGACGATCATGGCCAGCCGGAACCCGAAGACCTGCCGGCACATGGCTTGAAGCGCACGGACCTGGAGCTGCTCGGAGGGGGGTCCGGGGGTGGTG is a genomic window of Streptomyces sp. WP-1 containing:
- a CDS encoding LysR substrate-binding domain-containing protein — translated: MSSGKRRQPSLAQLRAFAAVAEHLHFRDAAAAIGMSQPALSGAVSALEETLGVTLLERTTRKVLLSPAGERLAVRAKAVLDAVGELLEEAEAVRAPFTGTLRLGVIPTVAPYLLPTVLRLVHERYPDLDLQVHEEQTSSLIDGLATGRLDLLLLAVPLGVPGIAELPLFDEDFVLVTPLDHWLGGREGIPREALKELHLLLLDEGHCLRDQALDICREAGRADAPVTTTAAGLSTLVQLVAGGLGCTLLPRTALKLETTRSSQLLTGYFADPAPSRRVALAMRAGAARGAEYEELAGALREALRMLPVRVVESG
- a CDS encoding peroxiredoxin, with product MLTVGDKFPEFDLTACVSLEKGKEFEQLNHKSYEGKWLVVFAWPKDFTFVCPTEIAAFGKLNDEFADRDAQILGFSGDSEFVHHAWRKDHPDLTELPFPMMADSKHELMRDLGIEGEDGFAQRAVFIVDPNHEIQFTMVTAGSVGRNPKEVLRVLDALQTDELCPCNWSKGDETLDPVALLAGE
- a CDS encoding alkyl hydroperoxide reductase is translated as MSLDSLKSRVPDYAKDLKLNLGSVIGNSDLPAQQLWGTVLATAIASRSPIVLRELEPEAKANLSPEAYTAAKSAAAIMAMNNVFYRTRHLLSDHEYGTLRAGLRMNVIGNPGVEKVDFELWSFAVSAINGCGLCLDSHEQVLRKAGMERDTIQEAFKIAAVVQAVGATLEAEAVLAE
- a CDS encoding AI-2E family transporter; its protein translation is MSRVPGWLGKLGARLTEMSERLDARQAEVADEDTAPRSETARPRPATADTASDAVADAVPHARRPSATSPPVPRPDPAQAVPWGVRVAAEAGWRLLVLAGTVWVLMRVISAIQLVVFAFVIALLITALLQPTVARLTRRGVPRGPATALTAISGFVVIGLMGWFVTWQVMENIDTLSNQIQSGIDDLRNWLLRSPFHVTDKQINQIAKNLREAIGANADQITSAGLEGVQVIVEALTGILLVFFSTLFLLYDGKRIWSWFLKLVPSAAREGVAGAGPRAWRTLTAYVRGTVLVALIDATFIGIGIYFLDVPMAVPLAVFIFLFSFIPLVGAVASGALAVIVALVTQGVFTAVMTLVVVLAVQQIEGHVLQPFILGRAVRVHPLAVVLTVAAGGMVAGIGGAVVAVPLVAVTNTVVGYLRQYSEEMHHSAAPALEETAAPVLEEPAPVNAEDPAHQG
- a CDS encoding transglycosylase SLT domain-containing protein, with the translated sequence MSRISVRGFAVASATAVTAVGSVVGVASGSVAQNNDVEPTAAADTTLLADIPTGQQAQVQSATLTQQADSQAIAADASAKKDAEAAARKAAAETAIAKKAAAEKAAKEAKQRAETKAAASRGDANASFPVQTSYTVAQIQAMARQIVPSGQYQCFSNIVDHESTWNYRAVNASSGAYGLVQALPGGKMASAGADWQTNPATQIKWGLNYMNQRYGSPCDAWTYWQANGNY
- a CDS encoding PhoH family protein, which produces MVTSTKRHKPDRRTYVLDTSVLLADPNALTRFEEHEVVLPIVVVTELEAKRHHPELGYFARQALRLLDDYRVRYGRLDSPIPIGELGGTMRVELNHSDPSVLPTGYRLGDNDSRILAVARNLQAEGFDVTVVSKDLPLRIKASSVGLLAEEYRAELAITENSGWTGMTELTLPGEQVDVLFETGHLYVPEASELPVHTGLTIQSERGKALGRITAEGNVRLVRGDREAFGIKGRSAEQRIALDLLLDPDVGIVSMGGRAGTGKSALALCAGLEAVLERRQHQKVMVFRPLYAVGGQELGYLPGSEAEKMSPWAQAVFDTLSAVTSREVIEEVTARGMLEVLPLTHIRGRSLHDAFVIVDEAQSLERNVLLTVLSRIGANSRVVLTHDVAQRDNLRVGRYDGVVAVVEKLKGHPLFAHVTLTRSERSQIAALVTEMLEDGHI
- a CDS encoding isoprenyl transferase — protein: MNLRDKLRGLLVRLYARRVEGHLDHAQVPKHIGVIVDGNRRWAKASGSTTVHGHRAGAEKIEEFLGWCSETEVEVVTLWLLSTDNFDRAQAELAPLLGIIEDVVRTLAADGRWRVHHVGAMDLLPAGMQATLKEAEETTAHTKGIVVNVAIGYGGRQEIADAVRSMLYEAHDKGVAMTDLAESVDIDMIGRHLYTSHQPDPDLVIRTSGEQRLSGFMLWQTAHSEYYFCDVYWPAFRKVDFLRALRDYAARHRRFGG